In one Rugosibacter aromaticivorans genomic region, the following are encoded:
- a CDS encoding GtrA family protein, producing the protein MKYRFFHRRFFDPKIIKFLSAGVLNTVFGYSVYAVLLFIKVPYLVALFVATVAGVVFNYFSFGRMVFHGHGGWFVFGKFVVAYALIYGANAVLLRTLTRDFLLSPYVGQLICIPLSILLSWVLMNYWVYKKD; encoded by the coding sequence ATGAAGTATCGATTCTTCCACAGGAGATTCTTTGATCCGAAAATCATCAAGTTTCTAAGCGCTGGCGTTCTAAATACGGTCTTCGGGTACTCTGTTTATGCTGTCTTGCTCTTTATTAAAGTACCCTATCTCGTTGCGCTGTTCGTGGCGACCGTTGCTGGGGTTGTTTTTAATTATTTTAGTTTCGGCCGCATGGTTTTTCATGGCCATGGCGGCTGGTTTGTTTTCGGAAAATTTGTTGTCGCCTACGCATTAATCTATGGCGCCAATGCTGTTTTGCTCAGAACCTTGACGAGAGATTTTCTTTTGAGTCCCTATGTGGGGCAGCTGATATGTATCCCGCTAAGCATTCTTCTCAGCTGGGTATTGATGAATTACTGGGTTTACAAAAAGGATTGA
- a CDS encoding transketolase family protein, whose translation MRAAFSEALVRLAKADLNVLLLTGDHGYALFDDFRKECPAQYLNAGIAEQNMVGMAAGLARAGFRPFVYGLSAFIPVRVVEQIKLDVAHDKLPVVLVGDGAGFVYSHLGTSHQSTEDIACTRAIPNLSVYSPADRFELTACMDMAYQSRAPVYLRMGKSDRGDVHAAVPRVRAGSLLEAKPGKTGDIAFIATGSLVRTAIDIAAESYSDAAVWSAPFIKPMDSEQVTAICAQSRIVVVLEEHSVLGGLGSVITEIASEFAPVRILRVGVRDRFSHYCGTYEYLLKEHGLDRPAIEQQIRGFLTAN comes from the coding sequence ATGAGAGCCGCCTTTTCTGAGGCGCTAGTTCGCTTGGCAAAGGCCGACCTCAATGTGCTGCTGTTGACAGGCGATCACGGCTACGCCTTGTTTGATGACTTCCGCAAAGAATGTCCCGCGCAATACCTCAATGCGGGTATTGCTGAACAAAACATGGTGGGGATGGCGGCAGGCTTGGCGCGTGCTGGCTTCAGACCATTCGTTTATGGCTTAAGTGCTTTCATCCCTGTACGCGTGGTCGAGCAGATAAAACTTGATGTCGCTCATGACAAGCTACCCGTGGTTTTAGTTGGTGATGGTGCCGGATTTGTCTATAGCCACCTTGGTACTAGCCACCAATCGACGGAAGACATTGCCTGCACCCGAGCAATTCCCAATTTATCGGTCTATTCACCAGCAGATCGTTTTGAACTAACCGCCTGCATGGACATGGCCTACCAATCGAGGGCACCAGTCTATTTGCGCATGGGCAAATCCGACCGTGGGGATGTGCATGCAGCTGTGCCCCGTGTGAGGGCTGGTAGTTTGCTGGAGGCGAAGCCGGGAAAAACTGGCGATATCGCCTTCATTGCTACCGGATCTCTCGTACGCACGGCCATAGATATTGCAGCAGAGTCTTACTCCGATGCTGCTGTTTGGAGTGCCCCTTTCATCAAACCGATGGATAGCGAACAAGTGACTGCTATCTGTGCGCAGAGTCGGATCGTTGTTGTCCTTGAAGAGCACTCCGTGTTGGGTGGTCTTGGTTCTGTCATTACTGAGATCGCATCGGAGTTTGCGCCGGTACGCATATTGAGAGTTGGCGTGCGTGACCGTTTCTCGCATTATTGCGGCACTTATGAGTATTTGCTGAAAGAGCACGGCTTGGATCGCCCAGCAATTGAGCAGCAAATTCGTGGCTTCCTCACCGCGAACTAA
- a CDS encoding NAD-dependent epimerase/dehydratase family protein, whose translation MRIAILGATSQIAKDLVLSFSAQSSHELVLYARRPEVMEQWLERVGLSDRYEFEDFAAFSADEHFDVILNFVGVGNPAQAAVMGASIFDVTLRYDEMALDYVRQHPGCRYIFLSSGAAYGASFDAPVDENTKAVVAINNLQPQDWYAVAKLHAECRHRSLPHLPIIDIRVFNYFSHTQDIAARFLMTDILRAIRDKAVLKTSPDDIVRDYLHPSDFHQLVSALISAPAANAVVDCYSRAPIDKKNLLAAMQEQFGLQYEITQASVGVNATGNKPHYYSRNTQAADFGYQPTLTSLEGIVKEMQMILQGAARASGRG comes from the coding sequence ATGCGCATAGCCATCCTCGGCGCTACCAGCCAGATCGCCAAAGACCTGGTGTTATCGTTCTCCGCGCAAAGCAGCCATGAGCTGGTGCTTTACGCCCGTCGTCCAGAGGTCATGGAGCAGTGGCTGGAACGCGTGGGCTTGTCGGATCGATATGAGTTTGAAGACTTCGCAGCCTTCAGCGCTGACGAGCATTTTGACGTTATTCTTAACTTTGTCGGTGTAGGCAATCCGGCTCAGGCGGCGGTGATGGGCGCGTCGATTTTTGATGTGACGCTGCGGTACGATGAGATGGCGCTGGACTATGTGCGGCAGCATCCCGGTTGTCGCTACATTTTTTTGAGCAGCGGTGCCGCCTACGGCGCAAGTTTTGACGCGCCAGTGGATGAAAACACCAAGGCGGTGGTTGCAATCAATAACCTTCAGCCGCAAGACTGGTACGCCGTTGCCAAACTGCATGCCGAATGCCGCCACCGCTCGCTGCCGCACCTGCCGATTATTGATATTCGGGTGTTTAACTATTTCAGCCACACACAGGATATTGCAGCGCGTTTTTTGATGACGGATATTCTTCGTGCAATTCGTGACAAGGCCGTGTTGAAGACCTCACCCGACGACATCGTGCGTGACTACCTGCATCCATCAGATTTCCATCAATTGGTCAGTGCGCTGATCTCCGCGCCTGCTGCGAATGCGGTTGTCGATTGTTATAGCCGCGCACCGATTGATAAAAAAAACTTGCTGGCAGCCATGCAGGAACAGTTTGGCTTGCAGTATGAAATTACGCAAGCCAGCGTCGGCGTGAATGCCACAGGTAACAAACCGCATTACTACTCACGCAATACCCAAGCTGCGGATTTCGGATATCAGCCCACGTTGACTTCTTTGGAGGGGATTGTGAAAGAGATGCAAATGATTTTGCAAGGGGCGGCTAGAGCCTCTGGTCGGGGATGA